TTGCCACACCCAGTTGCTCCAACAAGCCCAGGCCCACAATTCCTTCAAGGTTTTCATTGTCCCCTTTATATTTAGTAAatttaagaaaattattttattttattttttttttgtgcagattAAAGTGAAGGAAGCAGAAATACACATTCCACGTCCGTGACAAAGTTAAGGTATTTGCTTGTTTCCATAGTAATCGATGGAATTTCTGTGGGTAGGCAGTGGATAAACCTTTACCGGCTCTTTCAGCAGGAAGGTGCCCATTAACTTGTTTATAAGCGCTCTGATGGGTTTGTGCGCATATGTCCTCCAAGAAagcaattttgaatttttttaatctgaattttcaagatttaccCCAAGATTTAccaggtacccctggaactatagcagggtgactattaccccaatgtttctatatatctgtaaccttgttatgggctaagggggcccagcctgaaggccagttagggggaaatttggggtgagtgcttatttactgCTGTGGGTACCGCTGGAACTATAGCAACAAACTGGGTGCTGaatcccccccaaaaatatatatatatatatatatatatatatcattccaTGCACTGATTCCTACCAGGTGATTGTTAGATGCTCCACTCTCGTATGTGACCTTGTGGTTAACGTGGTATAATGTGAATCTCAGATTCTGAACACATCTTATACAAGCCACAGACTCTGCCCACTTGCCCGTTATTGTATTTGCATCACGTGGTATAACCGGGTTGAGGAACATCTTATTTCATTACTTCCacccttttttgttgaatttcACATGGTATAGTTGGACCAATGAGGGCAAAGAATACCTTGACATATTAGCCCTACCCACTTGCACATAATTTTAATCATCATAGGGAAACGCACTAACATATAAAGAAGACCACGTCATTCAGGTCCCACCACAAACCCATCATTCCAACTGTATGTTCCCCATGATAGACCAAGGCAAACCACGCCTAGATCTGAGAagcacccactttttttttttgcactggggTGCAACAGTCACACTGAAGGAAAATAATAACGCAACAACCTTAAAACATTGTATTTCCAAAACCTCTGCGCCAAACCTGACCTACCGGTCAAACATCTCACGAGTGAAACAACATGTCCACCATCACTCTCAAGCATGGACAGATGTTGTGCTGTAGTAATAAATCTGAGAGACGAGGTTGAAGAGATCCTGAAAATGAAAGACAGTCTAAAACagttcttaaaaataaaatagttctgGAAATGAATATATGCATTTTCCCCCTATCCGGATACACAGATACTAGTGGTTTCTACTTGGTCTTTGAAAGAGGCTTTTCTATTTACTAGGAAACAAAATGGTATCCCATTCTGAAGCCAAGGGGACCCACGATGCTCTGTAGGCCGCCcatggcaaacggaggggatctTTCCCCACATCTGATTTATTTCCACCTTGGTTGGCTTATCTCCAGAAGAAGCGTCGGATCCGTCATGCTTAAGCTCAAAAACCTGGAGCGGTTTGGGTGACTCGGAAGGTCCGAATCACGGGAAGGTTCTCGTCGAGCGTCTCCCAGCTCGCGCTTAACGTTTGCGTACGCTTGGCTCTTCCAACTGGGCCGTGTATTTAATTGAAGTTGCAACAGTTCAAATAAGTGATGCTCTTCCCTTCTCCCGGCAACGAGGAGTCTACATTGTTCACCAACGCATTTTGCCGCGCCTCGCTGATCAGCCGGCACGCTAAGTCCAGGAAGAGTTTCTCAACATTGTCCGACTCTTTGGCAGAAGTTTCCAGATAATACATGTTTTGAGTCCCTGCAAATTCTTCGGCCCTCTGTTGGGAGACCTCCCTCCTTTCCGCCAGGTCAATCTTATTCCCTAGGGGAGAGGTTAAACAAAGCAAATGTAAGGGTTCTAGCAAAGAGTCCActttaatatagttacatagggttgaaaaaagaccagagtccatcaagttcaacccttccaagtaaacccagcacccacaccctatacttacctatctatacactcacatacataaactatatatacaaacactaatactaactgtagatattagtatcacaatagccttggatactgtgcttgttcaataACTTATCCAGTTCACAGTTCAGCCAAGGGGGTGATGGGAAATGTATGAAGCTCTAGCTCAGACTCAAGTGAAAAGTGATCACCATGATACTATTGGATATTAGTGCTCATTGTGCTTAGCCGTTCTAGTCTAAAGTCACATCTCTGTAATGGCAAACCTAGAGAGATGCTCCTATTGAGGCATTGCCTGTATACTAAAATATTCTCAGGACAACGACCACTTGGTAAGAGAACAATGGTGGCTTAGCCAATACTAATAAGTGCAGgtgtaagatcccttatccggaaacccattatccagaaagctccgaattcccttttctctgtaataataaaacagtacttgtgcttgatcccaactaagatataattaccccttattggggcagaacagccctattgggtttatttcatggttaaatgattcccttttctctgtaataataaaacagtacctgtacttgatcccaactaagatataattaccccttattggggcagaacagccctattgggtttatttcatggttaaatgattcccttttctctgtaataataaaacagtacctgtacttgatcccaactaagatataattaccccttattgggggtagaacagccctattgggtttatttcatggttaaatgattcccttttctctgtaataataaaacagtacctgtacttgatcccaactaagatataattaccccttattggggcagaacagccctattgggtttatttaatggtcaaatgattcccttttctctgtaataataaaacagtacctgtacttgatcccaactaagatataattaccccttattgggggcagaacagcccttttgggtttatttaatggttaaatgattcccttttctctgtaataataaaacagtacctgtacttgatcccaactaagatataattaccccttattgggggcagaacagtcctattgggtttatttcatggttaaatgattcccttttctctgtaataataaaacagtacctgcacttgatcccaactaagatataattaccccttattgggtttaattaatgttttattgatgttttagtagattcaaattacagaaagaccccttatccggaattctgcattctggataacgggtactaTACCTGTTAGGTTAGTCTTGGAAACAGAGGAAGTTGTTCCTACTAAAGCTACGTCTGTGCAATTCCATTTATAACTGGCCACATCTCACATCTCAGTAATTAGACCACACCCTCTTATACAGTAGGTCACTCCCCCTATTGGCCTCCACCAGAGGAGGGCTGTGAAAATATCTAAggaatagtgatgtgtgggccagccTGAAACCTGTGGGACCCATGGGTATCTGCCAACACTCAAAACCCAAATTGTGCGTTTTGAAGCCTCTATAGATctgtgcctgccctgccctgccccctTTGTGATGCCAGAGATGGGCGGGTCTTTTTTTTAAGCTGCCACTTACCCACAAGCACAGTGATGACCTCGCTGTTGGCGTATTGCTCTATCTCCCGTAACCATTCTGGAAGGCACCGGAAAGACTCCTCACAGGTTATGTCGTAGGTCAGGATCAACGCATTGGCACTTCGGTAATAACTCTGAGTGATGGAGCGGAACCTCTCCTGGCCAGCCGTGTCCCAGATCTGTAGCTGTATAGGAcaagagaggaggaggaggagggtcaTTTAACCTTCATCAGCTCTCACATATGCTTATGGCCAATGCATTGTAGACGTATTTAGCCTTAATAATGGCAATGGTGATCTGGCCAAACATGTAATTGCCAGCTGGTTTGGGCAGGCGTGCAGTTGGCTAAATCTGCTTGACCTTTGGCCAATAGATCCCATAGGGAACTGTGTAATGGGGCTGACTGTGGACCAACTACACCAGTGTTCCCCCTGTAGGTGATCAGATTTTCCACACAATGAGATCAATATCTAACAATTCTGATACAATATCAGTTGGGAAACCAGACATTTTGACCCATTCTTGGACCATTAGTCAAGAAAGCCACCAATATCTCACTTTGACAATATTACCTAAGGGTTCCATCCGTGATGGCCATCCTGTTGGCCTAAAGCTGTTGTAGAACTACTATCTCCAATATCAATAGCAGTGGCCCAGTAGGTGTAGGCGGAAGAGGCCACATTGTGCCTCAGGTGCAACTGGGAGTTTTCAAGAGGGAGCGAGTGGACAGTGTTAGTGGGGTGTACAAGCTGACTggcagagtgggtggggggggggggtagatttaTAAACCATGGGGGACTGGGGGTGCAGCAGGCCAACTAGCATTGCCTTGGGCGCCAACACTTCT
This sequence is a window from Xenopus tropicalis strain Nigerian chromosome 2, UCB_Xtro_10.0, whole genome shotgun sequence. Protein-coding genes within it:
- the rab30 gene encoding ras-related protein Rab-30 isoform X1, producing MSMEDYDFLFKIVLIGNAGVGKTCLVRRFTQGLFPPGQGATIGVDFMIKTVEIKGEKIKLQIWDTAGQERFRSITQSYYRSANALILTYDITCEESFRCLPEWLREIEQYANSEVITVLVGNKIDLAERREVSQQRAEEFAGTQNMYYLETSAKESDNVEKLFLDLACRLISEARQNALVNNVDSSLPGEGKSITYLNCCNFN